Proteins from one Acidihalobacter prosperus genomic window:
- a CDS encoding efflux RND transporter permease subunit, giving the protein MKLTDIFIERPVLATVLSLLILVVGLRALFDLPLREYPRIETTVITITTAYPGASADLVKGFITTPIQQAVASAEGIDYVSSKSTPGLSVISVNMRLGYDPNTALTEIMSKVAQVSNQLPAGSQQPVIQKGTGRGTALMYLAFYSTEMTPQQVTDYLTRVVQPKLQGIEGVAQAQILGGKTYAMRIWLEPDKLAAYGLTPQDVVAALQANNYLAAVGGTRGDFVQVDLNARTDLHTPAQFRELVVKRADGALIRLGQVARVELGAQSYDSNVSFNGLRATFIGIEPTPSANPLDVATGVRKAMPGIQAQLPSALKARIVYDSSTYISDAIREVIKTIGEALLIVVAVIFLFLGSLRAVLVPAITIPLSMIGAAAIMLWLGYSLNLLTLLAMVLAIGLVVDDAIIVVENIHRHMESGMRATQAAILGARELAGPIMAMSFTLIAVFAPIGLVGGLTGSLFSEFAFTLAAAVFISGIVALTLSPMMSARLFAGAQDKRGFAARLDHLFGWLQSAYQRRLGRTLDYRPVTYLMALVVLASIGLLYAGAKHELAPTEDQGILFMSANGPQDATPQYMEAYANQFYKIFSNFPDADRYFVVNGMGGVNNTIAGLAFKPWSERGTTIMSYMPRLQREVAGVAGLRTVVFPQPSLPGAGQGLPVQFVITTTADYRALDEVARALEQKAQASGLFAYVDNDLKIRRPRVDVVVDRAKAASLGLSMQDIGGALTSLLGGNYVQRFSIEGRSYEVIPQVADRLRANPDLLKSYYVRSADGTMVPLSAVVSLKGEVEPSALNQFQQLNAATIGAVMRPGQPISAGLDYLRNEAKRLMPADYGVSYAGESRQYVEEGNALLYTFFFSIVLIYLVLAALFESFRDPVTILVTVPMSICGALIFIYLGLASVNIYTQIGLITLIGLISKHGILIVRFANELQQAEGLDKRAAVERAAAIRLRPILMTTAAMVVGVVPLMLAGGPGAVSRFDLGLVIFTGMLIGTLFTLFVVPALYMLLARSHQADAGSPAHQASPA; this is encoded by the coding sequence ATGAAACTCACCGATATCTTCATCGAACGCCCGGTGTTGGCGACGGTGCTCAGTCTGCTGATCCTGGTGGTGGGCCTGCGCGCCCTGTTCGACCTGCCGCTGCGCGAGTACCCGCGAATCGAAACCACGGTCATCACCATCACCACGGCCTATCCGGGTGCGAGCGCCGATCTGGTCAAGGGTTTCATCACCACGCCGATCCAGCAGGCGGTCGCCAGCGCCGAGGGCATCGACTACGTCAGCTCGAAAAGCACGCCGGGCCTGAGCGTGATCTCGGTGAACATGCGACTGGGCTACGATCCGAACACGGCGTTGACCGAGATCATGTCCAAGGTGGCGCAGGTGAGCAATCAGTTGCCCGCGGGCAGTCAGCAGCCGGTGATCCAGAAGGGCACCGGGCGCGGTACGGCGCTGATGTATCTGGCCTTCTACAGCACCGAGATGACGCCGCAGCAGGTTACCGATTACCTCACCCGCGTAGTGCAGCCGAAGCTGCAGGGCATCGAGGGCGTGGCGCAGGCGCAGATTCTCGGCGGCAAGACCTACGCCATGCGCATCTGGCTCGAACCCGACAAGCTGGCGGCCTACGGCCTGACCCCGCAGGACGTGGTGGCTGCGCTGCAGGCCAACAACTATCTTGCCGCCGTCGGCGGTACGCGCGGCGATTTCGTGCAGGTGGATCTCAATGCCAGGACGGATCTGCATACGCCGGCGCAATTCCGCGAACTGGTGGTCAAGCGTGCCGACGGCGCACTGATTCGCCTCGGGCAGGTGGCGCGCGTCGAACTGGGTGCCCAGTCCTACGATTCCAATGTTTCCTTCAACGGCCTGCGCGCGACCTTCATCGGTATCGAGCCGACGCCGTCGGCCAACCCGCTGGACGTCGCCACCGGCGTGCGCAAGGCGATGCCCGGCATCCAGGCGCAACTGCCTTCGGCGCTCAAGGCGCGCATCGTCTACGACTCGTCGACCTACATCAGCGACGCGATCCGCGAGGTGATCAAGACCATCGGCGAGGCGCTGCTCATCGTGGTGGCGGTGATCTTTCTGTTCCTCGGCAGTCTGCGTGCGGTGCTGGTGCCGGCGATCACGATTCCACTTTCGATGATCGGCGCGGCAGCAATCATGCTGTGGCTGGGCTACTCGCTCAACCTGCTCACCCTGTTGGCGATGGTGCTGGCCATCGGTCTGGTTGTGGACGATGCCATCATCGTGGTGGAGAACATCCACCGGCACATGGAGTCCGGCATGCGCGCCACCCAGGCGGCGATCCTTGGCGCGCGCGAGCTGGCCGGACCGATCATGGCCATGAGCTTCACCCTGATCGCGGTGTTCGCGCCCATCGGGCTGGTCGGCGGTCTCACCGGCAGCCTGTTTTCCGAATTTGCCTTCACCCTGGCCGCTGCGGTGTTCATTTCCGGCATCGTGGCGCTGACACTGTCGCCGATGATGAGCGCGCGCCTGTTCGCCGGGGCGCAGGACAAGCGCGGTTTCGCGGCACGGCTGGACCACCTGTTCGGCTGGCTGCAGAGCGCCTATCAGCGACGCCTCGGGCGTACGCTGGATTATCGGCCTGTGACCTATCTGATGGCGCTGGTGGTGCTGGCCAGCATCGGTTTGCTCTATGCCGGCGCCAAACACGAGCTGGCGCCGACCGAGGACCAGGGCATCCTGTTCATGAGCGCCAACGGCCCGCAGGACGCCACGCCGCAATACATGGAGGCCTACGCGAATCAGTTCTACAAGATTTTTTCGAACTTCCCGGACGCCGACCGCTATTTCGTGGTCAACGGCATGGGGGGCGTGAACAACACCATCGCGGGACTGGCGTTCAAGCCCTGGAGCGAGCGCGGCACGACCATCATGAGCTACATGCCGCGACTGCAACGCGAGGTTGCCGGCGTGGCCGGCTTGCGTACGGTGGTTTTCCCGCAGCCTTCCCTGCCCGGTGCCGGCCAGGGTCTGCCGGTGCAGTTCGTGATCACGACCACCGCCGATTACCGCGCGCTCGACGAAGTGGCGCGCGCGCTGGAGCAGAAGGCGCAGGCCTCCGGCCTGTTCGCCTACGTCGACAACGACCTCAAGATTCGCCGGCCGCGCGTAGACGTGGTGGTCGACCGCGCCAAGGCGGCGTCGCTTGGCCTGAGCATGCAGGATATCGGCGGCGCGCTGACCAGCCTGCTCGGCGGGAACTACGTGCAACGCTTCAGCATCGAAGGCCGTAGTTACGAGGTGATCCCGCAGGTCGCCGACCGCCTGCGCGCCAATCCGGATCTGCTCAAGTCGTATTATGTGCGCAGCGCCGACGGCACCATGGTGCCGTTGTCCGCCGTGGTCAGTCTCAAGGGCGAAGTGGAGCCGTCCGCGCTGAACCAGTTCCAGCAGCTCAACGCGGCGACGATCGGCGCCGTCATGCGCCCGGGACAGCCGATTTCCGCCGGCCTGGACTATCTGCGCAACGAGGCCAAGCGCCTGATGCCGGCGGATTACGGCGTCAGCTATGCCGGCGAGTCGCGGCAATATGTCGAGGAAGGCAACGCACTGCTGTATACCTTCTTTTTCTCGATCGTGCTGATCTATCTGGTGCTCGCCGCGCTGTTCGAGAGTTTCCGCGATCCCGTCACCATCCTGGTCACGGTGCCGATGTCGATTTGCGGGGCGCTGATCTTCATTTACCTCGGGCTCGCCTCGGTGAACATTTACACCCAGATCGGTCTGATAACCCTGATCGGCCTGATCAGCAAGCACGGCATCCTGATCGTGCGCTTCGCCAACGAGCTGCAGCAGGCCGAAGGTCTGGACAAGCGCGCGGCGGTGGAGCGCGCGGCGGCCATCCGGCTGCGCCCGATTCTGATGACCACGGCGGCAATGGTGGTCGGCGTGGTGCCGCTGATGCTGGCCGGCGGACCCGGCGCCGTCAGCCGTTTCGATCTCGGCCTCGTGATTTTCACAGGGATGCTGATCGGCACCCTGTTCACCTTGTTCGTGGTGCCGGCACTGTACATGCTGCTGGCCCGTTCGCATCAGGCGGATGCCGGCTCGCCCGCGCATCAGGCGAGCCCCGCATGA
- a CDS encoding efflux RND transporter periplasmic adaptor subunit codes for MKEKPRGRRRARALRLAIAAFVLVGLVWGAYYLLVGRYQVATDDAYVHGDRIQISPQVAGTVVAVEVRDTDYVKRGQVLVRLDTANADVALSQAEAQLAAAVRQVREAFARVHALEATVAMDRAQLRLATDNARRQQRLLHKGMTSAEKAQQMQTEMQVAAHKLALDQAQLAGARAAVSGTRLADNPVVRQAAARVRKDYLDVARTRIVSPVTGYVADSGVEVGQQVKPGGALMDVIPLSDVWVDANFKESELRSVKIGQPVRLTSDFYGSGVVYHGHVIGLMPGTGSVFSLLPAQNATGNWIKVVQRVPVRISLPADELKQHPLRLGLSMNATVDIRDQQGASLASVPRAQKGASTDVYAQQLKGADALVARIIRSNSGKSAPVHG; via the coding sequence TTGAAAGAAAAACCGCGCGGCCGCCGTCGGGCTCGTGCCCTGCGCCTGGCCATCGCGGCCTTCGTGCTCGTGGGTCTGGTCTGGGGAGCCTATTACCTGCTCGTCGGCCGCTATCAGGTCGCCACCGACGATGCCTACGTGCATGGCGACCGCATCCAGATCTCGCCGCAGGTGGCCGGCACGGTGGTGGCGGTCGAGGTGCGCGATACCGATTACGTCAAACGTGGCCAGGTATTGGTGCGGCTCGACACCGCCAACGCGGACGTTGCGCTGTCGCAGGCCGAGGCGCAGCTCGCCGCCGCCGTGCGTCAGGTGCGCGAGGCCTTCGCTCGCGTGCATGCGCTGGAGGCGACGGTGGCGATGGATCGCGCGCAGCTGCGGCTCGCAACCGACAATGCCAGACGCCAGCAGCGATTGCTGCACAAGGGCATGACCTCGGCCGAAAAGGCGCAGCAGATGCAGACCGAGATGCAGGTGGCCGCGCACAAGCTGGCGCTCGACCAAGCCCAGCTCGCGGGCGCGCGTGCCGCGGTATCGGGCACCCGCCTCGCCGACAACCCGGTGGTGCGGCAGGCGGCCGCGCGGGTGCGCAAGGATTATCTGGATGTGGCGCGTACGCGCATCGTCTCGCCGGTGACCGGCTACGTCGCCGACAGCGGCGTCGAGGTGGGCCAGCAGGTCAAGCCCGGCGGCGCGTTGATGGACGTGATCCCGCTGTCCGACGTGTGGGTCGACGCCAACTTCAAGGAATCCGAGCTGCGCAGCGTGAAGATCGGCCAGCCCGTGCGTCTGACCTCGGATTTCTACGGCAGCGGGGTGGTCTATCACGGCCATGTGATCGGGTTGATGCCGGGCACCGGTTCGGTGTTCTCGTTGCTGCCGGCGCAGAATGCCACCGGTAACTGGATCAAGGTCGTGCAGCGGGTGCCGGTGCGTATTTCCCTGCCTGCCGACGAGCTCAAGCAGCACCCGCTGCGCCTGGGGCTGTCGATGAACGCCACGGTCGACATCCGCGATCAGCAGGGCGCTAGCCTCGCCAGCGTGCCGCGTGCGCAGAAGGGCGCGAGCACCGACGTCTACGCGCAGCAACTCAAGGGCGCCGACGCTCTGGTCGCGCGCATCATCCGGTCAAACAGCGGCAAGAGCGCGCCGGTACATGGCTGA
- a CDS encoding MlaA family lipoprotein produces the protein MKRLAHWAVMLLLPVLGGCATTQAGGQDTGALSGYNHAMFRFNMVMDKAVLRPVAKGYVAVTPRPVRHRVANFFSNLGDVPVTVNALLQFKLGQAARDLTRLVFNSTFGLFGLFDVASGWGLPQHEDDLGMTLARWGVPQGPYIILPFFGPSTLRNSLSPLVDGVYLNPLYYYPDTAVQWSATALKVTEQRAQLLPLDSSLDQAYDPYTFLRNAYLQHRRYVLEQNNPKPVGQKPALTPLQQQLLEMQGGQ, from the coding sequence ATGAAGCGCCTGGCTCATTGGGCGGTAATGTTGCTGTTGCCGGTACTGGGCGGTTGCGCCACCACGCAGGCGGGTGGCCAGGATACGGGCGCGCTGAGCGGCTACAACCATGCCATGTTCCGTTTCAACATGGTGATGGACAAGGCGGTGCTGCGACCCGTGGCCAAGGGCTATGTGGCGGTGACGCCACGTCCCGTGCGCCATCGGGTCGCGAATTTCTTCTCCAACCTGGGCGACGTGCCGGTGACGGTCAATGCCTTGCTGCAGTTCAAGCTCGGCCAGGCGGCGCGCGACCTCACCCGACTGGTATTCAACAGCACCTTCGGCCTGTTCGGGCTGTTCGACGTTGCCAGCGGCTGGGGGCTGCCCCAGCACGAGGATGACCTGGGCATGACGCTGGCGCGTTGGGGGGTGCCGCAGGGGCCGTACATTATCCTGCCGTTCTTCGGCCCGAGCACGCTGCGCAACAGTCTGTCGCCGCTGGTCGACGGCGTTTATCTCAATCCGCTTTATTATTACCCCGACACGGCCGTGCAGTGGTCGGCCACGGCGCTGAAGGTCACCGAACAGCGGGCGCAGCTGCTGCCGCTGGATTCCAGCCTCGATCAGGCTTACGACCCCTACACGTTCCTGCGCAACGCCTATCTGCAGCACCGGCGTTACGTGCTCGAGCAGAACAACCCCAAACCGGTCGGGCAGAAGCCCGCACTGACCCCGCTGCAGCAGCAACTGCTGGAGATGCAGGGTGGCCAGTGA
- a CDS encoding GbsR/MarR family transcriptional regulator, which translates to MSAHPEISALECFIERVGLSIESDGLPRIAGRMLGFMVLNGGPVSFSELSERLQVSRASVCTNARILSSLGVIERVSRPGDRQDYYQLAESPYARLISGYLERKRQMYAIVQDALGALSSDDDPARRQRLEEMAAFYRVAIAHLQRLVEEMSASGTGTGAVPDAR; encoded by the coding sequence ATGAGCGCACATCCCGAAATTTCCGCCCTCGAATGCTTCATAGAACGCGTGGGGCTTTCCATCGAGTCGGACGGCCTGCCGCGCATCGCCGGCCGCATGCTCGGCTTCATGGTGCTCAACGGCGGCCCGGTGAGCTTTTCCGAACTGTCCGAGCGGCTGCAGGTCAGCCGGGCCAGCGTCTGCACCAATGCGCGGATTCTTTCGTCTCTGGGCGTGATCGAGCGCGTCAGCCGGCCCGGCGACCGCCAGGACTACTACCAGCTCGCGGAATCGCCCTACGCGCGCCTGATCAGCGGCTATCTCGAACGCAAGCGGCAGATGTATGCGATCGTTCAGGATGCACTGGGGGCGCTATCCTCTGATGACGATCCCGCGCGCCGCCAGCGGCTTGAGGAGATGGCGGCGTTCTATCGGGTGGCCATCGCCCACCTGCAGCGACTGGTCGAGGAAATGAGCGCCTCGGGTACCGGCACGGGGGCGGTGCCGGACGCGCGGTGA
- a CDS encoding TolC family outer membrane protein: protein MKIAGIVFGVAAFGAGTGAQAANLMQVYQQARVNDAQFAAAQQEYKAVREARPLARAGLLPQVNLSASVAQNSSRFENFSIAGQPVPNSRYDYGSNGYTLSLSQTLFNYGDWLSLKQADQTVAAAQARLDAASQSLILNTAKAYFQVLAAEDQLRYSEAQQRAIGRQLEQAKKRYDVGLVAVTDVQQAKASYDLARAAVIQAQSQVDNAREALAVLTGQENEQLDPLARALPLLTPKPDNLKDWVKAALQQNLSVVAARYTADAARQEVGVQRAGHYPTVNLVASRAYNDANAGLEAGQTTNDSIALQLKVPLFSGLRVSSLTDQAQYKYLQSQELLKGQQREAVRQTRSAYLNVMSSISQVKALRQAVASNEASVASMEAGFKVGTRTSLDVLTALSDLYKAQSEYAQARYNYLINTLLLKQAAGTLSMADIEHINGYLAAPSAAAAQAGAD, encoded by the coding sequence ATGAAGATTGCAGGAATCGTATTCGGCGTCGCGGCGTTCGGTGCGGGCACCGGCGCGCAGGCGGCGAATCTCATGCAGGTCTATCAGCAGGCGCGCGTCAACGATGCGCAATTCGCCGCTGCCCAGCAGGAATACAAGGCCGTGCGCGAGGCGCGCCCGCTGGCGCGCGCCGGCCTGTTGCCGCAGGTCAATCTGTCGGCGAGCGTGGCGCAGAACAGCTCGCGTTTCGAGAATTTTTCCATCGCCGGACAGCCGGTGCCCAACAGCCGCTACGATTACGGCAGCAACGGATATACCCTCAGTCTGAGCCAGACGCTGTTCAATTACGGCGATTGGCTGTCGCTCAAGCAGGCCGACCAGACCGTGGCCGCCGCCCAGGCGCGGCTCGATGCTGCCAGCCAGTCGCTGATCCTGAATACCGCCAAGGCCTACTTCCAGGTGCTGGCCGCGGAGGATCAGCTGCGTTACTCCGAGGCGCAGCAGCGCGCCATCGGGCGCCAGCTGGAGCAGGCGAAAAAACGCTATGACGTCGGCCTCGTTGCGGTGACGGACGTGCAGCAGGCCAAGGCGAGCTACGATCTGGCCCGGGCCGCCGTGATTCAGGCGCAAAGTCAGGTCGACAATGCCCGCGAGGCGCTTGCGGTACTGACCGGACAGGAGAACGAACAGCTCGATCCGCTGGCCCGGGCGTTGCCCCTGCTCACGCCCAAGCCGGACAATCTCAAGGATTGGGTCAAGGCCGCCTTGCAGCAGAATCTGAGCGTGGTCGCGGCGCGCTATACCGCCGACGCTGCGCGCCAGGAAGTCGGCGTGCAGCGCGCGGGGCATTACCCGACGGTGAATCTGGTCGCCAGCCGAGCCTACAACGACGCCAACGCAGGCCTGGAAGCCGGGCAGACGACCAACGACAGCATCGCGCTGCAGCTCAAGGTGCCGCTATTTTCGGGTCTGCGCGTCAGCTCGCTCACGGATCAGGCGCAATACAAGTACCTGCAGAGCCAGGAGCTGCTCAAGGGGCAGCAGCGCGAGGCCGTGCGTCAGACCCGTTCGGCCTATCTGAACGTGATGTCATCGATCAGTCAGGTCAAGGCACTGCGTCAGGCTGTGGCCTCGAACGAAGCCTCGGTGGCGTCGATGGAGGCGGGCTTCAAGGTGGGGACGCGCACCTCGCTGGACGTGCTTACGGCGCTTTCCGATCTGTACAAGGCGCAAAGCGAATATGCCCAGGCGCGGTACAACTACCTGATCAACACGTTACTGCTCAAGCAGGCCGCCGGCACGCTGTCGATGGCCGACATCGAGCATATCAACGGCTATCTGGCCGCACCTTCTGCGGCGGCCGCGCAGGCGGGAGCCGACTAG
- a CDS encoding efflux RND transporter periplasmic adaptor subunit, whose translation MKKRLFLMVMALALVFGGVFGWGAVRQHFINQYFANFQPPPQTVASAEVREVTWQPEVAAVGGLVAVHQVAVATDAEGLVTEVDFASGDAVKRGQLLVRLDDSLDRAMLKGNQAALALARLNYERERRLLAQRATSQTAFDTAQAQYRQAQAQVEQTRAMIEKKQIRAPFDGVLGIRDVDVGRFLAKGAAVATLQSLNPIYADFTLPQQELPRLAVGQTVRLSVDAYPLRDFTGSIKAIDPAVSAQSRSVRVRVEVPNADRLLRPGLFVQGRFELPGQQHLIAVPASAIDYNPYGDSVFVIREAGKDDKGKPRLTVTRTYVRTGESRDGWVTVSTGLKAGEQVVSAGQMKLRNGSRVVIDNTVQPQGSVAP comes from the coding sequence ATGAAGAAGCGCTTGTTTTTGATGGTGATGGCGCTGGCACTGGTGTTCGGCGGCGTGTTCGGTTGGGGGGCGGTCAGGCAGCATTTCATCAATCAGTATTTCGCAAATTTCCAGCCGCCGCCGCAAACGGTGGCGAGCGCCGAGGTGCGCGAGGTCACATGGCAGCCGGAGGTTGCGGCTGTGGGTGGTTTGGTCGCGGTGCATCAGGTGGCCGTGGCCACGGATGCCGAGGGGCTGGTGACCGAGGTCGACTTTGCGTCGGGCGACGCGGTCAAGCGCGGCCAGCTGCTGGTAAGGCTGGATGACAGCCTCGATCGCGCCATGCTCAAGGGCAATCAGGCGGCGCTGGCGCTGGCGCGCCTCAACTACGAGCGCGAGCGCCGGTTGTTGGCGCAGCGGGCCACCTCGCAAACGGCCTTCGACACGGCGCAGGCCCAGTACCGCCAGGCGCAGGCCCAGGTGGAGCAGACCCGGGCCATGATCGAGAAAAAGCAGATCAGGGCGCCGTTCGATGGCGTGCTGGGCATTCGCGACGTCGACGTCGGCCGTTTCCTGGCCAAGGGCGCGGCGGTCGCCACGTTGCAGTCCCTCAATCCGATCTACGCCGATTTCACCCTGCCGCAGCAGGAGCTGCCCAGGCTCGCCGTCGGACAGACGGTGCGCTTGTCGGTGGATGCGTATCCGCTGCGGGACTTCACCGGCAGCATCAAGGCCATCGACCCCGCGGTGAGTGCGCAGTCGCGCAGCGTGCGTGTGCGCGTCGAGGTGCCGAACGCAGATCGTCTGCTGCGTCCCGGGCTGTTCGTGCAGGGGCGCTTCGAGCTGCCCGGACAGCAGCATCTGATTGCGGTGCCGGCGAGCGCGATCGATTACAACCCGTACGGCGATTCGGTGTTCGTGATCCGTGAGGCGGGCAAGGACGACAAGGGCAAGCCGCGGCTCACGGTGACGCGCACCTACGTGCGCACCGGCGAATCCCGCGACGGCTGGGTGACCGTGAGCACCGGCCTCAAGGCCGGCGAACAGGTGGTGAGCGCGGGACAGATGAAGCTGCGCAACGGCAGCCGCGTGGTGATCGACAACACCGTGCAGCCGCAGGGGAGCGTCGCGCCATGA
- a CDS encoding MFS transporter, whose translation MGERAPLSANARRLIAARALRSLGQGALVVDFALYLHALHWKAVAIGAVFMGGLVLGGLLTLLLGPLSDRWGRRRFLLAYELSQMAAAVTALSSSQPAWLAAAAIVGGFGRGANGSPGPFAPVEQSWLAGEVAPEVRGGVFSLNTALGFFGMALGALGGMLPGLAGDGHPPASEYRVLFLIVLLGSLACFGLLLGARDRIAPQRGRESPSPTPEHEARRLRENGLLLRLVGVNAINGLGIGLIGPLMAYWFQLRFGVGPAAIAPMMGLAFAVTGVAALLAGRLSRRFGVVDAVVWPRLVGLFLLIPMALSPSFAWAGAFYVLRSGLNRGTIGARQALGVSLVGADRSGLAASLNTVSIMLPLAIGPVAAGAFFQAGWLLPPFLIAAGLQGVYLYLYQRLFRAHDPGRRDAI comes from the coding sequence TTGGGTGAACGAGCGCCGCTGAGCGCCAACGCGCGCCGCCTGATCGCCGCGCGCGCCCTGCGCAGCCTTGGCCAGGGCGCGCTGGTGGTCGATTTCGCGTTGTATCTGCACGCCCTGCACTGGAAAGCGGTCGCCATCGGCGCGGTCTTCATGGGTGGACTGGTGCTGGGCGGCCTGTTGACGCTGCTGCTAGGACCGCTTTCGGACCGCTGGGGGCGGCGGCGTTTCCTGCTGGCCTACGAGTTGAGTCAGATGGCAGCCGCCGTGACCGCATTGTCGAGCAGCCAGCCCGCATGGCTTGCGGCGGCGGCGATCGTGGGCGGTTTCGGCCGCGGCGCCAACGGCAGCCCTGGCCCTTTCGCCCCGGTGGAGCAATCCTGGCTGGCCGGGGAGGTGGCGCCCGAGGTACGCGGCGGCGTCTTCAGCCTCAATACCGCGCTGGGATTCTTCGGCATGGCGCTGGGCGCGCTTGGCGGCATGTTGCCGGGGCTGGCCGGCGACGGTCATCCGCCCGCCTCCGAATACCGGGTATTGTTCCTGATCGTGCTGTTGGGGTCGCTGGCGTGTTTTGGCCTGTTGCTCGGCGCGCGCGACCGCATCGCGCCGCAGCGCGGGCGCGAGTCGCCGTCGCCCACCCCCGAACATGAGGCTCGGCGCTTGCGCGAGAACGGTTTGTTGCTGCGGCTGGTCGGCGTGAACGCCATCAACGGTCTCGGCATCGGCCTCATCGGCCCGCTGATGGCCTACTGGTTTCAGCTGCGCTTCGGCGTCGGTCCGGCCGCCATCGCACCGATGATGGGGCTCGCCTTCGCGGTAACCGGTGTAGCCGCCTTGCTGGCCGGGCGCCTGAGCCGGCGCTTCGGCGTGGTCGACGCCGTGGTCTGGCCGCGGCTGGTGGGTCTGTTTTTGCTGATCCCGATGGCCCTGTCGCCGAGCTTCGCCTGGGCCGGCGCCTTCTACGTGCTGCGTTCCGGACTCAATCGGGGCACCATCGGCGCCCGTCAGGCGCTGGGCGTGAGCCTGGTCGGCGCGGATCGCAGCGGTCTGGCCGCCAGTCTCAACACCGTTTCGATCATGCTGCCGCTGGCGATAGGCCCGGTGGCGGCGGGCGCCTTCTTCCAGGCCGGCTGGCTGTTGCCGCCCTTCCTGATCGCGGCAGGTCTGCAGGGTGTCTACCTGTATCTCTACCAACGGCTGTTCCGGGCGCACGACCCGGGGCGTCGCGACGCGATATAG
- a CDS encoding DHA2 family efflux MFS transporter permease subunit, producing MAEETVQPYQGATLGVLTIALALATFMNVLDTTITNVAVPTISGDLGVSPDQGTWVITAFVVATAIAVPLTGWLAQRFGEVRLFVACTGLFTLFSTLCGLAGSFPLLLLLRVLQGAVAGPMIPLSQSLLMNNYPPDKRGLALAIWGMTTVVAPVLGPIFGGWLTDNYSWPWIFYINIPIGIFSIMITWALLKNRETPRRRLPIDAIGLGLLIVGVGALQVMLDKGNQDDWFGSTFILALGITALVALVLFVIWEWYDPHPVVDLTLFRSRNFNVAAVAITLGFGVYFGGIVIFPLWLQTQLDYTATWAGIASAPVGLLAIVLSPIVGRNLHRVDLRVFVTISFLVFAFCSFWLGSLTTQVDLWQLIDPRIYLGIGIATFFIPLTAMSLAGLPQSRVASASGLLNFLRTVGASFGTSLSVTLWDRRATLHDHRLTEHLTSADPGLHHALDQLQAHGFTPQAGLGMLERLVAQQAFMLSTNDFFWLSGWIFVILMGLVWFARPPFAPARGAPPAAAE from the coding sequence ATGGCTGAGGAAACCGTCCAGCCCTACCAGGGCGCAACGTTGGGCGTATTGACCATCGCCCTGGCGCTGGCGACGTTCATGAACGTGCTCGACACCACGATCACCAATGTCGCGGTGCCGACGATCTCGGGCGATCTCGGCGTGAGCCCGGATCAGGGCACCTGGGTGATCACGGCCTTCGTGGTGGCCACGGCCATCGCCGTGCCGTTGACCGGATGGCTCGCGCAGCGTTTCGGCGAGGTGCGGCTGTTCGTGGCCTGTACCGGGTTGTTCACGCTGTTTTCCACGCTCTGCGGACTCGCCGGCAGCTTCCCGTTGCTGCTGCTGCTGCGCGTGCTCCAGGGTGCGGTCGCAGGGCCGATGATCCCGCTGTCGCAAAGCCTGCTGATGAACAACTACCCACCGGACAAGCGCGGTCTGGCGTTGGCCATCTGGGGCATGACCACCGTGGTGGCGCCGGTACTGGGACCTATCTTCGGCGGCTGGCTCACGGACAATTACAGCTGGCCGTGGATTTTCTACATCAACATCCCGATCGGCATCTTTTCGATCATGATCACCTGGGCTCTGCTCAAGAATCGCGAGACGCCGCGCCGCCGGCTGCCGATCGACGCCATCGGTCTGGGGCTGCTGATCGTCGGCGTCGGCGCCCTGCAGGTCATGCTCGACAAGGGCAACCAGGACGACTGGTTCGGCTCGACCTTCATCCTCGCCCTGGGCATCACCGCATTGGTGGCGCTGGTGCTGTTCGTGATCTGGGAATGGTATGACCCACACCCAGTAGTCGACCTGACTCTATTTCGCAGTCGTAATTTCAACGTCGCGGCGGTGGCCATCACGCTGGGTTTCGGCGTCTATTTCGGCGGCATCGTGATCTTCCCGCTGTGGCTGCAGACCCAGCTCGATTACACCGCCACCTGGGCCGGCATCGCCTCGGCACCGGTCGGCTTGCTGGCGATCGTGCTGTCGCCGATCGTCGGGCGCAATCTGCACCGTGTCGATCTGCGCGTGTTCGTGACCATCTCATTTCTGGTGTTCGCCTTCTGTTCGTTCTGGCTCGGCAGTCTGACCACCCAGGTCGATCTCTGGCAGCTGATCGATCCGCGCATCTACCTCGGCATCGGCATCGCCACCTTTTTCATTCCGTTGACCGCGATGTCGCTGGCCGGCCTGCCGCAGTCGCGCGTGGCCAGCGCCTCAGGGTTGCTCAACTTCCTGCGCACGGTGGGTGCGAGTTTCGGTACCTCGCTCAGCGTCACTCTGTGGGATCGGCGGGCGACCCTGCACGACCACCGTTTGACGGAGCATCTGACCAGCGCCGATCCCGGCCTGCATCACGCGCTGGATCAACTGCAGGCGCACGGCTTCACGCCGCAGGCCGGTTTAGGCATGCTGGAGCGGCTGGTGGCGCAGCAGGCCTTCATGCTTTCGACCAACGATTTCTTCTGGTTGTCCGGCTGGATCTTCGTGATCCTGATGGGGCTGGTCTGGTTCGCGCGCCCGCCTTTCGCCCCGGCCCGCGGAGCGCCGCCTGCGGCGGCCGAATAG